In Vanacampus margaritifer isolate UIUO_Vmar chromosome 9, RoL_Vmar_1.0, whole genome shotgun sequence, the following proteins share a genomic window:
- the LOC144057259 gene encoding nuclear inhibitor of protein phosphatase 1-like, whose protein sequence is MATKTSTEGPPPFDCPTWGGKPPVGLHLDVMKGDKLIEKLIIDEKKFYLFGRNPDWCDFTIDHQSCSRVHAALVYHKHLNRLFLIDLNSTHGTFLGHIRLEPHKPQQVPIDSTLSFGASTRTYTIREKPQTQGGGGTGDVKIGDEDELKGLLGLPEEETELENLTEFNTAHNKRISTLTIEEGNLDIQRPKRKRRNSRVTFSEEDSIINPEDIDPSVGRFRNMVQTAVVPIKKRRSEGHNTLSLDEFAAKRMHGYSLSGGLYGDLPPTSHENQPTGAPGGASMQGGLPLPFPNPAPEVDLAPEAPRPPVTLNPTPVTVAYLPETLNEPRKKKYAKEAWPGKKPTPSLLI, encoded by the exons ATGGCGACTAAAACTAGCACAGAGGGCCCTCCTCCTTTTGATTGTCCAACATG GGGAGGCAAGCCACCCGTCGGGCTCCACCTCGATGTGATGAAAGGAGACAAACTGATCGAG aaactGATCATAGACGAAAAGAAGTTCTACTTGTTCGGCAGGAATCCGGACTGGTGCGACTTCACCATCGACCATCAGTCGTGCTCGCGCGTCCATGCCGCCCTGGTCTACCACAAACACCTGAACAGGCTCTTTCTCATCGACCTCAACAGCA CACACGGTACCTTCCTGGGACACATCCGCCTGGAGCCGCACAAACCCCAGCAGGTTCCCATCGACTCCACCCTGTCTTTCGGGGCTTCCACGCGCACCTACACCATCCGAGAGAAGCCCCAAACGCAGGGCGGCGGCGGCACCGGCGACGTTAAAATCGGCGACGAGGACGAGCTGAAAGGGCTTCTCGGGCTGCCTGAGGAGGAGACGGAGCTGGAG AACCTCACCGAGTTCAACACGGCCCACAACAAGCGCATTTCCACGCTGACCATCGAGGAGGGCAACCTGGACATCCAGAGGcccaagaggaagaggaggaactCGCGCGTGACCTTCAGTGAAGAGGACTCCATCATCAATCCGG AGGACATCGACCCTTCGGTGGGACGCTTCAGGAACATGGTGCAGACGGCCGTCGTCCCCATCAAG AAACGGCGCTCCGAGGGCCACAACACGCTGAGCCTGGACGAATTCGCCGCCAAGCGAATGCACGGTTACTCCCTGAGCGGCGGCCTTTACGGCGACCTGCCTCCCACCAGCCACGAGAACCAGCCCACGGGAGCCCCGGGCGGCGCCTCCATGCAGGGCGGCCTCCCGTTGCCCTTCCCCAACCCGGCCCCGGAGGTGGACCTGGCCCCCGAGGCCCCCCGGCCGCCCGTCACCCTCAACCCCACGCCGGTCACGGTGGCCTACCTCCCAGAGACCCTCAACGAGCCGCGCAAAAAGAAATACGCCAAAGAGGCGTGGCCGGGCAAGAAGCCCACGCCGTCGCTGCTCATCTGA
- the LOC144057258 gene encoding NADH dehydrogenase [ubiquinone] flavoprotein 1, mitochondrial-like yields MLVVLTGRKLWPILGRHVTQRATYCTAAQPQKAKFGPLSDEDRIFTNLYGRHDWRLKGALRRGDWYKTKEILLKGPDWIINEVKTSGLRGRGGAGFPSGMKWSFMNKPSDGRPKYLVVNADEGEPGTCKDREIMRHDPHKLLEGCLLAGRAMSARAAYIYIRGEFYNESSNVQIAISEAYQAGLIGKDACGSGYDFDVFVMRGAGAYICGEETALIESLEGKQGKPRLKPPFPADIGVFGCPTTVSNVETVAVAPAICRRGGAWFASFGRERNSGTKLFNISGHVNTPCTVEEEMSIPLRELIERHAGGVRGGWDNLLGVIPGGSSTPIIPRHVCDDVMMDFDDLVRAESALGTAAIIVMDKSTDVIRAIARLIEFYKHESCGQCTPCREGVDWMNAMMWRFVRGEAAVSEIDMIWELSKQIEGHTICALGDGAAWPVQGLIRHFRPDMEARIAQHNKKNAPRHTDIEMI; encoded by the exons ATGCTAGTTGTTTTGACGGGCCGGAAATTGTGGCCCATCTTGGGGCGTCACGTGACCCAGCGCGCCACCTACTGTACTGCAGCTCAGCCTcag AAAGCAAAGTTTGGTCCTCTGAGCGATGAAGATCGAATCTTCACTAACTTGTACGGCCGACATGACTGGAG GCTGAAAGGAGCGCTGAGGCGAGGGGACTGGTACAAGACCAAGGAGATCCTCCTCAAGGGACCCGACTGGATCATCAACGAGGTGAAGACGTCCGGGCTGAGGGGCCGAGGAGGGGCGGGCTTCCCCAGCGGCATGAAGTGGAGCTTCATGAACAAACCCAGTGATGGCAG GCCTAAGTACTTGGTGGTGAATGCTGACGAAGGTGAGCCGGGCACATGTAAAGACCGTGAGATCATGCGTCACGACCCGCACAAGTTGCTGGAGGGCTGTCTGCTGGCGGGAAGAGCCATGAGTGCCCGCGCCGCTTACATCTACATCAGGGGAGAGTTCTACAACGAGTCGTCTAATGTGCAG ATTGCCATCAGTGAGGCCTACCAAGCGGGGCTGATCGGAAAGGATGCGTGCGGTTCGGGGTACGACTTTGACGTGTTTGTCATGCGGGGGGCCGGCGCTTATATATGCGGAGAAGAGACGGCCCTCATTGAGTCGCTGGAAGGCAAACAAGGAAAGCCCAGACTCAAGCCTCCTTTCCCTGCAGACATAG GAGTGTTTGGGTGCCCGACGACCGTTTCCAACGTGGAGACAGTCGCCGTGGCACCTGCCATCTGCCGCAGGGGCGGAGCTTGGTTCGCCAGCTTTGGAAGGGAGAGGAACTCCGGAACCAAGCTGTTCAACATCTCAGGCCACGTGAACACACCGTGCACCGTGGAGGAAGAGATGTCCATCCCCCTGAGGGAGCTGATAGAGAGACACGCAG GAGGAGTGAGGGGTGGCTGGGATAATCTATTAGGGGTAATCCCCGGGGGTTCCTCCACTCCCATTATTCCTCGGCACGTGTGTGATGACGTAATGATGGATTTTGACGACCTGGTGCGGGCGGAAAGCGCCCTGGGCACGGCCGCCATCATCGTCATGGATAAGTCG ACCGACGTGATTCGAGCCATCGCACGTTTGATTGAGTTCTACAAGCACGAGAGCTGCGGCCAATGCACACCTTGCAGAGAGG GGGTGGACTGGATGAACGCGATGATGTGGAGATTTGTGAGAGGAGAGGCGGCGGTTTCTGAGATCGACATGATCTGGGAGCTGAGCAAGCAGATCGAAGGACATACCATTTGTGCTCTCGGGGACGGAGCTGCTTGGCCCGTGCAG GGTCTGATACGCCATTTCCGTCCAGACATGGAGGCTCGCATTGCTCAGCACAACAAGAAAAACGCTCCAAGGCACACGGACATTGAGATGATCTGA